A region of Takifugu rubripes chromosome 6, fTakRub1.2, whole genome shotgun sequence DNA encodes the following proteins:
- the LOC115250205 gene encoding mucin-5B isoform X2 — MVSKEPNHLLPGQTNGKSTLSDKLPGTMTVRSVLLNRDSPDIESRLKRRRNRTHQVRFKDLEDGSSSSGNSGTGDNNSNHKPVTDVSSPHALRKHGNRSQPWTDVDGPRASGLPGQTSVVGAVRGDMASTIEVVAAFLARAPPHPLTPGPTRRCWAPPQSSLTLPMTRRSNTSTSTAIQTSPRLKKTQPFSSTHARSQSLGDSVGVEGDDEHDSQDEYLTHNHVLLPCSKDHSGSPVTTGDRTVVERRSKSCRTDQKSAVSSLKSSRHSCPPSVLHSTEPCHCSSVPCRDGPKRQGSSTPSVLRRRKRLNRTTSDPGKEVHYCTTVTQTESPKPSLQPSNTKLCTIQVQTESHSTSLNSKYCTAQSQTERHSPPVIEKHCTMENEVANSCPTLPPTADQHTMEIQTESPRHIIAPTCDQPCAPRSQTSSPCPSPPLPFTAPSVHNQTQSCASPSIIEDPPDAQITTVPYCSSPPPAAPLTQTPDQCSKASRSSPAKPACTTPPPPPVLLTIPCSTSASNTIQQPVPYLPVVSSTATPSAMVDSACPSTAESSNSTTGSSPVTNTDSSPPVACSTTSKTPTTASVEPTIDTITALNETQQVQHNTSSITPPTNPSPLTFATQTTLSCTSISYYSTTHPIGAIGSTAPSYATVIQTVSHCNIPCKYLQNASAANTGINPYSSPVPRIKSCTSPPPLVKTYAPTLANAKSSATPTKAVPPYSSTFRAAPPYTPPSQAPHNAQDKRGIRLPPPPPPPPPYTPRKKGNGPSGTAIRTTVLRADSKASKTDKDTEAKKEDVKCPASPKVCEIASSMKHRAQSPPVAVIKGEKQSSSPAKACFKPSCLSSAQAQLGVLHKMLCSGASARPNTPNSQCLLLPNTQGCSGAKGCSASGEQPSARPLTASQADTLRQVQEILGGLVSGARCKLDPSRVTEKLLGPNGPLHDIRSLQNQLQSLEGVLETSQNTIKVLLDVIQDLEKKEAERDGHSYRTGQDIENCGTCRDCACIIYSVEHDFRLQEGQVVRTWKVGDPPEGMPQPATPQCSTPSQQDSPQPVRPPAAVTKKNRKKCFWFL, encoded by the exons ATGGTGAGCAAAGAGCCCAATCACCTGCTTCCAGGCCAAACAAATGGCAAGAGCACCTTGTCAGATAAGTTGCCCGGCACAATGACTGTGCGCTCTGTGCTGCTCAACAGAGACTCCCCAGATATTGAGAGCCGCCTAAAGAGGCGGCGTAATCGTACGCACCAGGTCCGCTTTAAAGACCTGGaggatggcagcagcagcagtggtaaCAGTGGGACGGGTGACAACAACAGCAACCACAAACCTGTGACAGACGTTAGCAGCCCACATGCACTTCGAAAACATGGTAATAGGAGTCAGCCATGGACTGACGTGGATGGACCACGGGCCTCGGGCCTGCCTGGCCAAACATCTGTGGTAGGGGCTGTCCGTGGGGACATGGCAAGCACGATAGAGGTGGTGGCTGCTTTCTTAGCCAGAGCTCCACCTCATCCACTCACACCAGGTCCAACACGTCGATGCTGGGCACCACCACAGAGCTCCCTAACCTTGCCTATGACACGCAGATCCAACACAAGCACCAGCACAGCCATCCAAACATCCCCACGTCTGAAAAAAACCCAGCCCTTCTCTtctacacacgcacgcagccaAAGCCTAGGGGACTCAGTGGGCGTGGAAGGGGATGATGAGCATGACTCTCAAGATGAGTACCTTACACACAACCATGTTCTGTTGCCTTGTTCCAAGGATCACAGTGGTTCTCCTGTCACAACTGGAGATCGAACTGTGGTAGAACGGAGGTCTAAAAGCTGCAGGACAGATCAAAAATCAGCTGTTAGTTCTTTAAAAAGCTCAAGGCACAGCTGTCCCCCATCAGTTCTTCATAGCACAGAGCCATGTCACTGTTCCTCTGTACCATGTCGAGATGGCCCGAAGCGTCAGGGGAGCAGCACTCCATCAGTGctcaggagaagaaaaaggctgAATAGAACAACCAGTGACCCAGGGAAAGAAGTGCACTACTGCACCACTGTCACCCAAACCGAAAGTCCCAAGCCGTCCCTGCAACCATCCAACACCAAACTCTGCACCATTCAAGTTCAAACTGAGAGCCATTCCACTTCCCTAAACTCAAAGTACTGCACAGCTCAAAGTCAGACAGAGAGACATTCGCCACCCGTGATTGAAAAGCACTGCACAATGGAAAATGAAGTTGCCAACTCCTGCCCGACCCTACCTCCGACTGCCGATCAGCACACCATGGAAATACAAACAGAGTCACCCCGTCACATCATCGCTCCTACATGTGATCAACCCTGCGCTCCCCGGTCACAAACCTCCAGCCCTTGTCCCTCCCCACCTTTGCCTTTCACAGCTCCCTCGGTACATAACCAGACCCAAAGTTGTGCTTCCCCAAGTATTATTGAAGACCCTCCCGACGCCCAAATAACTACTGTGCCTTactgttcttctcctccacctgcggCTCCACTGACACAGACCCCTGACCAATGCTCTAAGGCTTCCCGCTCATCTCCAGCCAAGCCAGCTtgcaccaccccaccccctccacctgTGTTACTTACTATTCCTTGCTCTACTTCTGCGTCCAATACCATCCAGCAGCCTGTTCCCTATTTACCAGTAGTGTCATCAACAGCAACCCCTAGCGCAATGGTCGACTCTGCCTGTCCTTCCACAGCTGAATCATCTAATTCCACTACTGGCAGCTCCCCAGTAACCAATACAGACTCATCACCGCCTGTAGCTTGTTCCACGACATCTAAAACACCCACAACTGCATCTGTTGAACCCACCATTGACACAATAACTGCTCTGAATGAAACCCAACAGGTGCAACACAACACATCAAGTATTACACCTCCAACAAACCCATCACCTCTCACCTTTGCCACTCAGACTACTCTCTCATGCACGTCCATATCTTATTACTCTACCACACATCCAATTGGTGCCATTGGTTCAACTGCACCTTCGTATGCCACTGTCATACAAACTGTGTCTCATTGCAACATCCCTTGTAAATATCTACAAAATGCTTCTGCTGCTAACACAGGAATAAACCCCTACTCATCACCAGTCCCCAGAATAAAATCTTGcacttctccacctcctctcgtGAAAACATATGCACCCACTCTTGCAAATGCAAAATCCTCTGCAACACCAACTAAAGCTGTGCCGCCATACTCTTCCACCTTCCGTGCTGCACCACCATACACCCCTCCCTCTCAGGCCCCCCACAATGCTCAGGATAAGAGGGGCATTCggcttccacctcctcccccgccGCCTCCACCTTACACGCCACGCAAAAAGGGGAATGGTCCATCAGGTACTGCAATCCGGACAACCGTGCTCAGGGCAGACAGCAAGGCCAGCAAGACAGATAAAGACACAGAGGCAAAAAAGGAAGATGTAAAATGTCCAGCGTCACCTAAGGTCTGCGAGATAGCCAGCTCAATGAAGCACAGAGCTCAGAGTCCACCAGTCGCTGTGATAAAAGGAGAGAAGCAGTCCTCTTCTCCCGCCAAGGCCTGTTTTAAACCCAGCTGTCTAAGCTCAGCTCAGGCTCAACTTGGGGTGCTACACAAAATGCTCTGCTCTGGAGCCAGCGCCAGGCCAAACACCCCAAACAGCCAATGCCTACTCCTACCAAACACGCAGGGTTGCTCTGGAGCTAAGGGATGCTCTGCTTCTGGGGAACAGCCCTCAGCGAGGCCCCTGACTGCCAGCCAAGCAGACACATTAAGACAGGTCCAGGAAATTTTAGGAGGGTTGGTGTCTGGAGCCAGGTGCAAACTCGACCCGTCCAGGGTGACAGAAAAACTCCTGGGTCCCAATGGACCCCTGCATGATATCCGCAGCCTACAGAACCAGCTCCAAAGCCTGGAAGGGGTCTTGGAGACAAGCCAGAACACAATTAAAGTCCTGCTGGATGTTATTCAAGacctggagaagaaggaggcTGAGAGAGATGG ACATTCCTACAGAACGGGACAGGACATCGAGAACTGCGGGACCTGCAGGGACTGCGCCTGCATCATCTACAG
- the LOC115250205 gene encoding mucin-5B isoform X1, with translation MVSKEPNHLLPGQTNGKSTLSDKLPGTMTVRSVLLNRDSPDIESRLKRRRNRTHQVRFKDLEDGSSSSGNSGTGDNNSNHKPVTDVSSPHALRKHGNRSQPWTDVDGPRASGLPGQTSVVGAVRGDMASTIEVVAAFLARAPPHPLTPGPTRRCWAPPQSSLTLPMTRRSNTSTSTAIQTSPRLKKTQPFSSTHARSQSLGDSVGVEGDDEHDSQDEYLTHNHVLLPCSKDHSGSPVTTGDRTVVERRSKSCRTDQKSAVSSLKSSRHSCPPSVLHSTEPCHCSSVPCRDGPKRQGSSTPSVLRRRKRLNRTTSDPGKEVHYCTTVTQTESPKPSLQPSNTKLCTIQVQTESHSTSLNSKYCTAQSQTERHSPPVIEKHCTMENEVANSCPTLPPTADQHTMEIQTESPRHIIAPTCDQPCAPRSQTSSPCPSPPLPFTAPSVHNQTQSCASPSIIEDPPDAQITTVPYCSSPPPAAPLTQTPDQCSKASRSSPAKPACTTPPPPPVLLTIPCSTSASNTIQQPVPYLPVVSSTATPSAMVDSACPSTAESSNSTTGSSPVTNTDSSPPVACSTTSKTPTTASVEPTIDTITALNETQQVQHNTSSITPPTNPSPLTFATQTTLSCTSISYYSTTHPIGAIGSTAPSYATVIQTVSHCNIPCKYLQNASAANTGINPYSSPVPRIKSCTSPPPLVKTYAPTLANAKSSATPTKAVPPYSSTFRAAPPYTPPSQAPHNAQDKRGIRLPPPPPPPPPYTPRKKGNGPSGTAIRTTVLRADSKASKTDKDTEAKKEDVKCPASPKVCEIASSMKHRAQSPPVAVIKGEKQSSSPAKACFKPSCLSSAQAQLGVLHKMLCSGASARPNTPNSQCLLLPNTQGCSGAKGCSASGEQPSARPLTASQADTLRQVQEILGGLVSGARCKLDPSRVTEKLLGPNGPLHDIRSLQNQLQSLEGVLETSQNTIKVLLDVIQDLEKKEAERDGRHSYRTGQDIENCGTCRDCACIIYSVEHDFRLQEGQVVRTWKVGDPPEGMPQPATPQCSTPSQQDSPQPVRPPAAVTKKNRKKCFWFL, from the exons ATGGTGAGCAAAGAGCCCAATCACCTGCTTCCAGGCCAAACAAATGGCAAGAGCACCTTGTCAGATAAGTTGCCCGGCACAATGACTGTGCGCTCTGTGCTGCTCAACAGAGACTCCCCAGATATTGAGAGCCGCCTAAAGAGGCGGCGTAATCGTACGCACCAGGTCCGCTTTAAAGACCTGGaggatggcagcagcagcagtggtaaCAGTGGGACGGGTGACAACAACAGCAACCACAAACCTGTGACAGACGTTAGCAGCCCACATGCACTTCGAAAACATGGTAATAGGAGTCAGCCATGGACTGACGTGGATGGACCACGGGCCTCGGGCCTGCCTGGCCAAACATCTGTGGTAGGGGCTGTCCGTGGGGACATGGCAAGCACGATAGAGGTGGTGGCTGCTTTCTTAGCCAGAGCTCCACCTCATCCACTCACACCAGGTCCAACACGTCGATGCTGGGCACCACCACAGAGCTCCCTAACCTTGCCTATGACACGCAGATCCAACACAAGCACCAGCACAGCCATCCAAACATCCCCACGTCTGAAAAAAACCCAGCCCTTCTCTtctacacacgcacgcagccaAAGCCTAGGGGACTCAGTGGGCGTGGAAGGGGATGATGAGCATGACTCTCAAGATGAGTACCTTACACACAACCATGTTCTGTTGCCTTGTTCCAAGGATCACAGTGGTTCTCCTGTCACAACTGGAGATCGAACTGTGGTAGAACGGAGGTCTAAAAGCTGCAGGACAGATCAAAAATCAGCTGTTAGTTCTTTAAAAAGCTCAAGGCACAGCTGTCCCCCATCAGTTCTTCATAGCACAGAGCCATGTCACTGTTCCTCTGTACCATGTCGAGATGGCCCGAAGCGTCAGGGGAGCAGCACTCCATCAGTGctcaggagaagaaaaaggctgAATAGAACAACCAGTGACCCAGGGAAAGAAGTGCACTACTGCACCACTGTCACCCAAACCGAAAGTCCCAAGCCGTCCCTGCAACCATCCAACACCAAACTCTGCACCATTCAAGTTCAAACTGAGAGCCATTCCACTTCCCTAAACTCAAAGTACTGCACAGCTCAAAGTCAGACAGAGAGACATTCGCCACCCGTGATTGAAAAGCACTGCACAATGGAAAATGAAGTTGCCAACTCCTGCCCGACCCTACCTCCGACTGCCGATCAGCACACCATGGAAATACAAACAGAGTCACCCCGTCACATCATCGCTCCTACATGTGATCAACCCTGCGCTCCCCGGTCACAAACCTCCAGCCCTTGTCCCTCCCCACCTTTGCCTTTCACAGCTCCCTCGGTACATAACCAGACCCAAAGTTGTGCTTCCCCAAGTATTATTGAAGACCCTCCCGACGCCCAAATAACTACTGTGCCTTactgttcttctcctccacctgcggCTCCACTGACACAGACCCCTGACCAATGCTCTAAGGCTTCCCGCTCATCTCCAGCCAAGCCAGCTtgcaccaccccaccccctccacctgTGTTACTTACTATTCCTTGCTCTACTTCTGCGTCCAATACCATCCAGCAGCCTGTTCCCTATTTACCAGTAGTGTCATCAACAGCAACCCCTAGCGCAATGGTCGACTCTGCCTGTCCTTCCACAGCTGAATCATCTAATTCCACTACTGGCAGCTCCCCAGTAACCAATACAGACTCATCACCGCCTGTAGCTTGTTCCACGACATCTAAAACACCCACAACTGCATCTGTTGAACCCACCATTGACACAATAACTGCTCTGAATGAAACCCAACAGGTGCAACACAACACATCAAGTATTACACCTCCAACAAACCCATCACCTCTCACCTTTGCCACTCAGACTACTCTCTCATGCACGTCCATATCTTATTACTCTACCACACATCCAATTGGTGCCATTGGTTCAACTGCACCTTCGTATGCCACTGTCATACAAACTGTGTCTCATTGCAACATCCCTTGTAAATATCTACAAAATGCTTCTGCTGCTAACACAGGAATAAACCCCTACTCATCACCAGTCCCCAGAATAAAATCTTGcacttctccacctcctctcgtGAAAACATATGCACCCACTCTTGCAAATGCAAAATCCTCTGCAACACCAACTAAAGCTGTGCCGCCATACTCTTCCACCTTCCGTGCTGCACCACCATACACCCCTCCCTCTCAGGCCCCCCACAATGCTCAGGATAAGAGGGGCATTCggcttccacctcctcccccgccGCCTCCACCTTACACGCCACGCAAAAAGGGGAATGGTCCATCAGGTACTGCAATCCGGACAACCGTGCTCAGGGCAGACAGCAAGGCCAGCAAGACAGATAAAGACACAGAGGCAAAAAAGGAAGATGTAAAATGTCCAGCGTCACCTAAGGTCTGCGAGATAGCCAGCTCAATGAAGCACAGAGCTCAGAGTCCACCAGTCGCTGTGATAAAAGGAGAGAAGCAGTCCTCTTCTCCCGCCAAGGCCTGTTTTAAACCCAGCTGTCTAAGCTCAGCTCAGGCTCAACTTGGGGTGCTACACAAAATGCTCTGCTCTGGAGCCAGCGCCAGGCCAAACACCCCAAACAGCCAATGCCTACTCCTACCAAACACGCAGGGTTGCTCTGGAGCTAAGGGATGCTCTGCTTCTGGGGAACAGCCCTCAGCGAGGCCCCTGACTGCCAGCCAAGCAGACACATTAAGACAGGTCCAGGAAATTTTAGGAGGGTTGGTGTCTGGAGCCAGGTGCAAACTCGACCCGTCCAGGGTGACAGAAAAACTCCTGGGTCCCAATGGACCCCTGCATGATATCCGCAGCCTACAGAACCAGCTCCAAAGCCTGGAAGGGGTCTTGGAGACAAGCCAGAACACAATTAAAGTCCTGCTGGATGTTATTCAAGacctggagaagaaggaggcTGAGAGAGATGG AAGACATTCCTACAGAACGGGACAGGACATCGAGAACTGCGGGACCTGCAGGGACTGCGCCTGCATCATCTACAG